In the genome of Mucisphaera calidilacus, one region contains:
- the astB gene encoding N-succinylarginine dihydrolase has translation MTTTEFQFDGLVGPTHNYAGLAPGNLASQTHRGDTASPRAAVLQGIDKAATLARLGIPQAVLPPHERPHLDLLRAAGFTGTDADLLHAAQRHAPELLAAAWSASAMWTANAATVSPAPDTADQRLHLSPANLTSALHRSLEAPFTTRLLRRIFADDTRFAVHDPLPAALTDEGAANHTRLAPTHDNPGIEIFTYGTAAPRGTSPGPEPRRFNARQRLAASQAVARRHQLDPQRTLFLQQHPDAIDAGVFHNDVIAVGDTDLLLLHEHAYIDTDDAISQITETWNRHHAQPLIILRVHPDEVSLEDAVSSYLFNSQLLRTPDGQRLIVCPENCRQSPAVSRLLEDWQTQGLIHEALFFDLQQSMSNGGGPACLRLRVVLTDHQQAAIPQSLLLTERRAAQLRDWAHRTYPETLTPDDLADPKLITIARDALDELTRILNLSNLYDFQR, from the coding sequence ATGACCACCACCGAGTTCCAGTTCGACGGCCTCGTCGGCCCCACCCACAACTACGCCGGCCTCGCGCCCGGCAACCTCGCCTCGCAGACCCACCGCGGCGACACCGCCTCGCCCCGCGCCGCCGTCCTCCAGGGCATCGACAAGGCAGCGACCCTCGCACGACTCGGCATACCCCAGGCCGTCCTCCCGCCCCACGAACGCCCCCACCTCGACCTGCTCCGCGCCGCCGGTTTCACCGGCACCGACGCCGACCTCCTCCACGCCGCACAACGACACGCGCCCGAACTCCTCGCCGCCGCGTGGAGCGCCTCGGCGATGTGGACCGCCAACGCCGCCACCGTCAGCCCCGCACCCGACACCGCCGACCAGCGACTCCATCTCTCACCCGCCAACCTCACCAGCGCCCTCCACCGCTCGCTCGAAGCCCCCTTCACCACGCGTCTGCTCCGCCGCATCTTCGCCGACGACACCCGATTCGCCGTCCACGACCCGCTCCCCGCCGCGCTCACCGACGAGGGCGCCGCCAATCACACACGACTCGCACCCACCCACGACAACCCCGGCATCGAGATCTTCACATACGGCACCGCCGCTCCCCGCGGCACCAGTCCCGGCCCCGAGCCCCGTCGCTTCAACGCCCGCCAACGCCTCGCCGCCTCGCAGGCCGTCGCACGCCGACACCAACTCGATCCCCAGCGCACCCTCTTCCTCCAGCAGCACCCCGACGCCATCGACGCGGGCGTCTTCCACAACGACGTCATCGCCGTCGGCGACACCGACCTCCTCCTGCTCCACGAACACGCCTACATCGACACCGACGACGCCATCAGCCAGATCACCGAGACGTGGAACCGACACCACGCCCAGCCTCTCATCATCCTCCGCGTACACCCCGACGAGGTCTCACTCGAGGACGCCGTCAGTTCCTACCTGTTTAACAGCCAACTGCTCCGCACGCCCGACGGACAGCGGCTCATCGTCTGCCCCGAGAACTGCCGCCAGTCGCCCGCCGTCAGCCGGCTGCTCGAAGACTGGCAGACGCAGGGCCTCATCCACGAAGCCCTCTTCTTCGACCTCCAGCAGTCCATGAGCAACGGCGGCGGGCCCGCCTGCCTCCGCCTACGCGTCGTCCTGACCGATCACCAGCAGGCCGCCATCCCCCAGTCACTGCTGCTCACCGAGCGGCGCGCCGCACAACTCCGCGACTGGGCGCACCGGACCTACCCCGAAACCCTGACCCCCGACGACCTCGCCGATCCGAAACTCATCACGATCGCACGCGACGCCCTCGACGAGCTGACTCGCATCCTCAATCTGTCGAATCTCTACGACTTCCAGCGCTGA
- the astD gene encoding succinylglutamate-semialdehyde dehydrogenase — translation MTPGQHLINGNWAAGTGAPLQAHNPWSLEPTWQGNAASGDQVDEAVQAARDAHPAWAATPLDQRIEIAQRYAELAKQHTEEIALAIAREAGKPLWEARGEAALLAPKVATSIEEHRRQLADRTIDLPNGRGVTRYRPHGLLAVIGPFNFPIHLPNGHITPALLAGNTIVFKPSERTPTAGMIMAELWQKAGLPQGVLSAVVGARDTGQALVQHPQTDGVLFTGSYPAGRSIAASLVDEPGKIVALELGGNNPIVVHDTNHLDTAAYITAVSAFSTAGQRCNCARRVILTDSIDRDAFLDRLTGIARSITVGPFDAEPAPFCGPLITPQAGQAILDAQQQLLDFGAAPVLPLEVAGPHTGILTPGILAIEPDKRPDEEYFGPLLSVLTTRTLDDAIALANQTRYGLAASLLTDNAEHFDRFVHTVRAGIINLNGPTVGASGKMPFGGIGRSGNHRPSASAAAAYCAFPVASMEAGPLAPVDKPLPGITPSS, via the coding sequence ATGACCCCCGGACAGCACCTCATCAACGGCAACTGGGCCGCCGGCACAGGCGCCCCGCTCCAAGCCCACAACCCCTGGTCGCTCGAACCCACCTGGCAGGGCAACGCCGCCTCCGGCGATCAGGTCGACGAGGCCGTCCAGGCCGCCCGTGACGCTCACCCCGCCTGGGCCGCCACCCCGCTCGACCAGCGCATCGAGATCGCCCAACGCTACGCCGAACTCGCCAAACAGCACACCGAAGAAATCGCCCTCGCCATCGCACGCGAAGCCGGCAAACCCCTCTGGGAGGCGCGTGGCGAAGCCGCGCTGCTCGCCCCCAAGGTCGCCACCTCCATCGAGGAACACCGCCGTCAACTCGCCGATCGAACCATCGACCTGCCCAACGGCAGGGGGGTGACCCGATACCGGCCCCACGGCCTGCTCGCCGTCATCGGACCCTTCAACTTCCCCATCCACCTGCCCAACGGCCACATCACCCCCGCGCTCCTCGCTGGCAATACCATCGTCTTCAAGCCCAGCGAACGCACGCCCACCGCCGGCATGATCATGGCCGAGCTCTGGCAGAAGGCCGGGCTCCCGCAAGGCGTTCTCTCCGCCGTTGTCGGCGCACGCGACACCGGACAGGCACTCGTCCAGCACCCGCAGACCGATGGCGTCCTCTTCACCGGCAGCTACCCCGCCGGCCGATCCATCGCAGCCAGCCTCGTCGATGAGCCCGGCAAGATCGTCGCGCTCGAACTCGGCGGCAACAACCCCATCGTCGTCCACGACACCAACCACCTCGATACCGCCGCCTACATCACCGCCGTCTCGGCTTTCTCCACCGCCGGACAACGCTGCAACTGCGCCCGACGCGTCATCCTCACCGACAGCATCGATCGCGACGCCTTCCTCGACCGCCTCACCGGTATCGCACGATCCATCACCGTCGGACCCTTCGACGCCGAGCCCGCGCCCTTCTGCGGTCCCCTCATAACCCCGCAGGCCGGGCAGGCCATTCTCGACGCCCAACAGCAACTCCTCGACTTTGGCGCAGCGCCCGTCCTCCCCCTCGAAGTCGCCGGACCTCACACCGGCATCCTCACGCCCGGCATCCTCGCCATCGAACCCGACAAGCGTCCCGACGAAGAATACTTCGGACCCCTCCTTTCCGTCCTCACCACCCGTACCCTCGACGACGCCATCGCCCTCGCCAACCAGACACGCTACGGCCTCGCCGCCTCGCTCCTCACCGACAACGCCGAACACTTCGACCGCTTTGTGCACACCGTCCGCGCCGGCATCATCAACCTCAACGGGCCCACCGTCGGCGCCTCCGGCAAGATGCCCTTCGGCGGCATCGGACGCAGCGGCAACCACCGACCCAGCGCCAGCGCCGCCGCCGCCTACTGCGCCTTCCCCGTCGCCTCCATGGAGGCCGGGCCCCTCGCGCCCGTCGACAAACCCCTCCCCGGCATCACACCCTCCTCATGA